The Setaria viridis chromosome 9, Setaria_viridis_v4.0, whole genome shotgun sequence sequence TGACCGAATAATTGTGATTATACTCACACCACCATGAGGCCACGATATGGTATCTCGCTTATTAACTAACTCTACTTCGTTGAGAAAACTGTACTTTGTTCGTTAGGAAACTGAGCTGCAAAATGTCAAGCATGAATTATGCGGATTTGCTTGCGATAAAAACCATTCGTCTCACATGCGTACCCTATCAGAAAGAGAAGCACAACTGATGGACAAGAACAAGTAGTATTAATTAATATCGCATCGCATAGTCTCGATCAACATGTGATGAACAAGAGCTTTATTGATTTATAGCCTAATCTAAAAGATGATTAGAGTCCGGAGCGATCACCACCTTGCAACGTGATTGATCAAGGCATTCTGTTTATTTCGCTGGTGCCAAAATGCTGACCAATCTCTCCTAGCAACACGGGTGTATCCAAGACAACAAAGCAAATCAAACCGACGATTATGCATGCATTATCGATCTCATAGTATATTACACATGcgcggcatgcatgcatgggcatGTTAGTCACTGGCAACTTCGATGAGCTATAAATACCACCCACAAACGACCCCTGCAAACCACCCCGAATTAAAGAACCAGAGAACCCAGCAGTAGCCCTAGACCACCATTCCCGGCTTTGTTACGATCACTTGATCGCCAATGGCTGCAAAGCTCGGTGTCCTCGTTGCCCTCAGCCTGCTCCtcttcgccggcgacgcgcaCGGCTGCATACCCTACTGTGGACCAGCTGATTCCACTCCGCCCGAGCCGGCACCATCGACCTACGCACCCGAGCCAGCAGCTCCTACGACGCCGGTCGCACCAACGCCATCAAGCTATGCTCCCCAGCCACCCGCTCCGACAGTGCCGACGACCGATGGCCACGGCCATCGCCCGGCCAGGCGGTGCCCAGTGGATGCGCTCCAGCTCCAGGTGTGCGCAAGCATTCTAGATGGCCTTGTCAAGGTTAGTTTACCGGAGGAGCGGGAGAGGTGCTGCCGGCTGCTGGACGGGCTCGTTGACATCGATGCCGCTGCGTGCCTCTGCACCGTGCTTAAGGCCAACGTCCTCGGCATTCCCCTCCGCGTGCCCATCAACATCAGTCTGAGTCTAAACCGGTGCGGCCGCAGGGATTGCCCACCCGGCTTGACTTGCCCTCGCTATTAAGCTCGATCGGGAATGATCAGGATCGAGCCGTCATATTTCCCGTCTCGCTTCAAAGGTTTGCTTGCGGTGGCGGCGACTTGTCTCATAGCCGTTGCATGCTGGGATAAATTTGTTTAAATTTTATAT is a genomic window containing:
- the LOC117839735 gene encoding cortical cell-delineating protein, with amino-acid sequence MAAKLGVLVALSLLLFAGDAHGCIPYCGPADSTPPEPAPSTYAPEPAAPTTPVAPTPSSYAPQPPAPTVPTTDGHGHRPARRCPVDALQLQVCASILDGLVKVSLPEERERCCRLLDGLVDIDAAACLCTVLKANVLGIPLRVPINISLSLNRCGRRDCPPGLTCPRY